GGCGGGGTGTATTCGCGCGAAGCCCTGGTGGTGAACCTCGCAGTGCAAATGGCGCGGCTGACTGAGCACGAAGGGCTGGAAGAACTGGCGGGCAGCAAGACCGCGCGGCTGCTCAAGGTCGGCTTGCCGGAACTGACCCGAGTGCGCAAAACCTGAAACACACACCGATCAATTGTGGGAGCTGGCTTGCCTGCGATAGCGGTGGGTCAGCCAAGACGCCATCGCAGGCAAGCCAGCTCCCACAGTTGATCGGTATTAACCGGCTATAACGCGGTTCTTGCCTTGGCGTTTTGCCTCGTACATCGCCGCATCCGCTCGCGCAAACAGGCTGTCGAGGGTGGAGTCGTCTTCGCGCAGGCCGGCCAGGCCCTGGCTGACAGTCACATTGAATTCATGCCCTTCGTAGCTGAACACCAACGCCTGGATTTCCTTGCCCAACCGCTCGGCAACCTGCAGGGCCATCTCCGGTGGGCAACCCGGCAGGACGGCGGCAAACTCTTCGCCGCCAATGCGCCCGAACAGGTCGCCACGGCGCAATACCCCTCGACCACTCTCAGCGATGCGCCGCAGCACCTGGTCGCCCTCCAGGTGGCCGTAGGTGTCGTTGACGTCCTTGAAGTCATCGATGTCCAGCAACAGGAACGCCAGCGGCGTGCCCTGAACGCAGGCGTTGTCGAACGCCTGGTTGGCGCATTCGAAAAAATACCGGCGGTTGCTGCTTTGGGTCAGCACGTCGGTGGTGGCCAGACGTTGCAGTTCCAGCTCCAGCAGCTTCTTTTCGGTGATGTCTTCGGCCATGCCAACCACAATCAGCGGTTCACCGGGCACCACCTGCTGGTTGATGTAGCACTTGTCACTCAGCCAGCGGATTTGCCCGTCGGCGGTGATGATGCGGTACTCGCGGTCTTCCACGGCGCCTTGTTCCAGCACGCGGGCCAGGCTGTGTTCGGCGTAATCGAGGTCTTCGGGGTGAACGCTGTTGCGCCATTCGCGGTGGTCGGCCAACAGCAAGCCGGCCGAACGGCCGAATATGCGCTCGTAGGCTGGGCTCACATACAGCACGCGACGGGTAGCCCAATCGATGGCCCAGAGCACGGCGTTCACGCTCACCAACAGCGAACTGAGCAATTGCTCGCGCTCACTCAGCCGCTCCACTTCGCCCTGGGCATGCATCAGCGCCAACAGGGTCGCCGCCGCGGCCGGACGCGGCGGCTCGGCAGTGGGCACATCGGGCAGGCAGGGCTTTTCGTGAACCATCGGTACAACTCTCTCTGGGCGCGCCGCAGGATGGAGCAGCGGTCACTACAAGGGGTCACCATGATGGCGAAGTGTTCTTTGAGAGAGGGGATTTGCAGTGAAGTTCCGTGATCGGCATGGATTGACGGTGCCCGGAAAATGGCGCCAAAAAGCCAGTGTGTGGGAGGGCAAGCCCTCCCACAGTACCGTCAGACCGCCGCAGGGCGCAGCGAGTAGGTCTTCAACTGGTGGGCAAAGTCGCGCAGGGATTGAATGCCACTGGCCTCGGCTTCGTGCACCCATTCCTTGATCGCGGCCAGCATATCGTGGCCATTGGTGCTGGTCTTGAGCCAGATCTGCTGGAGCGCCAGACGCTTCTCATAGATCACGGTCAGCGCATGGCTGTGCTCCAACATGCTTTGGATGCGCAAGTGGTGACGGTCATCCAGCAAGCTGGTTTCCCGTGACAACAGGCGCTTGGCACGGTGGAACTGGTGACGTACCGAATGATCGACCTTCTCCAACTCCTGCTTGACCAGCGGGCCGATCACCAACTTGCGGTATTGGGCCATGATCTGGAAGCGGTTGTTGAGGATCGCCATGGCGGTGTCCATATCCAGGCTGCCCTTGCCTTCGACGCGGTGGGCGATGGGGGCAACACGCTGCACCTTGGCCAGGCGCAGGAAGCTGAACACCTTGATCCAGGCCCAGCCCAGGTCGAACTCCCACTTCTTCACCGACAGCTTGGCCGAGTTGGGGTAGGTGTGGTGGTTGTTATGCAGCTCTTCGCCGCCGACGATGATGCCCCACGGCACCAGGTTGGTGGCGGCGTCACGGCATTCGAAGTTGCGATAGCCCACGGCATGGCCCAGGCCATTGATCACGCCGGCGGCCCAGAACGGAATCCACATCATCTGGATCGCCCAGATGGTGATACCGATGGTGCCGAACAGCAGCAGGTCGATCACGCCCATGAGCGCCACGCCCAACAGCGGGTAGCGCGTGTAGAGCTTGCGTTCGATCCAGTCGTCCGGGCAGTTCTTGCCGTAGATGCGCAGGGTCTCGGGGTTTTCCGCCTCGGCACGGTACAGCTCGGCGCCTTTGCGCAGCACCGTGGACAGGCCCTTGATCACCGGGCTGTGCGGGTCATCGACGGTTTCGCATTTGGCGTGGTGCTTGCGGTGGATGGCGGTCCACTCGCGGGTGTTCTGCGCCGTGGTCAGCCACAGCCAGAAGCGGAAGAAGTGTTTCAGGCCGGCATTGAGCTCAAGGGAGCGATGGGCCGAATAACGGTGCAGATAGACAGTGACCCCAATAATGGTCACGTGGGTCATCAACAGCGTGACTGCCACCAGTTGCCAGGCTGACAGGTCAAGAAAACCGTTGTACCACATAGGCTGTATGGCCCTCAGATAAAGAAAAGAACAGCTCACGCATTATCACTAAGCCTACAGAGAAAACCAGCCGCTCTTTCAGATAGGAGTGACTGGATGTTTCTTATTCTATAATCCCCAGCCTTCGTAGGGCGATTCTGTTTTTTTGGTAAGGATTACTGACCATATGCTGTTTTCATACCGAGGAGCCCTACGTGCGGGGCTGGTATACCTGCTGATTTCCGTTGTATGGCTCAGACTCAGCCACCAATTATTGATCAACTTTATTGATGAACCGGGGGCGCTGGCGCATTGGCTGCAACTTCGCGGCTACGTGTGGGCAGCCCTGAGTGCGCTGGCCATATACCTGATGGGCGCACGTTTCGCCCGCGCCCACCAACTGCAGCTACCCCTGCAAGAAAACCGCGTACGCCTGCAACAGGCGGCAGCCGTGTTCGATTGCACCCGCGAAGGTGTATTGGTCACCGATGCCCAGGGCCTGATCGTGCACGTCAACCGGGCATTCATGGAGATTACCGGCTACCGCCGCGAAGACGTCATGGGCCGACCACCCAGCCTGTTCAAGTCCGGGCGCCATTCGTCGGCTTTCTATCAACAGATGTTTCAGACCCTGAAACGCGAAGGCGAATGGAGCGGCGAAATCTGGAACCGCCGCAAAAGCGGCGAGGTGTATCCACAGTGGCAAACCATCCGTGTGATTCGCGATGAGCGGGGCCATATCAGCCATTACGTCGCGGTGTTCTCGGACATCAGCGCCATCAAGGACTCCGAACACGAACTGGCGCACCTGGCCCATCACGACCCGCTCACCGACCTGCCCAACCGCCTTTTATTCACCGATCGTACCGAGCAGGCCCTGGCCTCGGCGCAAGTGCACAAGCGTGGCTGTGCCCTGCTGTTAATGGACCTGGACCACTTCAAGATCATCAATGACAGCCTTGGCCACAATGTTGGAGACCAGTTGCTCAAGCTGGTGGCTGACCGTCTCAAGGGCCTGTTCGGGCCTGGGGTCACACTCGCGCGGCTGGGCGGCGACGAGTTCGCGGTGCTGGCGGAAAGTTGTCCACAGGTGATCCAGGCCGCTGCCTTGGCGCAGCGCATGCTCAATGCCATGAAAGACCCGTTTGTTTTTGACGGTAATCAATTGTTTATCAGCGCCAGTATCGGCATCAGCCTGTTCCCCAGCGATGCCTTGAGCGCCGAGCAATTGCTGCGCAACGCCGACTCCGCGTTGTTCAAGGCCAAGAGCGCCGGCCGCGAGGGCTATGCCCTGTACACCGAAGAGCTGACAGCTCACGCGCAAAACCGCGTGGAGATCGCCAGCGAACTGCGCCGGGCCCTCGACCAGCAGGAACTGCGCGTCTACTACCAGCCGGTGCATAACCTGCCCGACAGCCGTTTGGTGGGCGTTGAAGCGCTGGTGCGCTGGCAGCATCCGGAGCGCGGCCTGGTGCCCCCTGGCGAATTCATCCCCATCGCCGAACGCACCGGGTTGATTGCCGATATCGACGCGTGGGTGATGGACCAGGCGTGCCGGCAGATGTGCCAATGGCTGGCGGACGGCGCGCCGTTGGGCTTTATCGCCGTCAACGTCTCCAGCCGCCTGTTTGCCCGGCGTGAACTCTATGAACAAGTGGCTCAGGTGCTGCACGACACGGGCCTGGACCCGGCGTTTCTTGAGCTGGAAGTCACCGAAAGCGCTGTGATGGACGACCCGGAGGTGGCCCTTGAGCAACTGCACCGTCTGCGCGAACTGGGCTTGCGCCTGGCCATCGACGATTTCGGCACCGGCTACTCGTCGCTGTTGCGCCTCAAGCGCCTGCCGGTGCAGAAGCTGAAGATCGACCAAGGCTTCGTCGCCGGTCTGCCGTGGGACGAAGACGACGCCGCGATCGTGCGTGTGGTCATCGCCCTGGCCAAAAGCATGGGGATGCAGGTACATGCCGAAGGAATCGAGCAGGTGGAACAGGCGCGGTTCCTGTTGGATCAGGAGTGCGATATGGGCCAGGGATACTGGTTTGGACGGCCGATGCCGGCCGACGCTATCGACTGGACCCGAGCACCCCAAATCCAGACTTGAAATGCGCTCAAAATGTGGGAGGGGGCTTGCTCCCACATTTGGATCACATCAGGCCTTAACTTCAGCATCTGAGCAGAAAATCCACCCGCAACCCTGCGCCCTATCAGAAAATTCTTTCTGGTTATATAAACATTCTTAAATAGTATTTTTAAGAATATCCACGCTTATCTACTATCGCCCTCACGCCGCAAGCAGTGTCGTCACTGCCAGGCACTATTCATTTCAGGAGCGAGACCATGAGCGCATCTCTACGTAGCGTCGACGGCCAGGACGAAGCAGCCATTTTGCGTGAGATCCAGAGCGCCTTGCGCGATCTGCGCTTTGGCGCGGTGGAAATCACTGTGCACAACGCCCAAGTGGTACAGATCGAGCGCAAGGAAAAATTCCGTCTGCAGAACCCGGGTAACAAACCGAGCTGAGCAAGAACGGCGATAGACCCGCAACTATAAGAAAAGCCAACACTCAAGAATTTCAGGAGCTTCTATGTCGTCGATTCGCCGTTATGCCTTGGCCGCGCTGGCCAGTGCCGTGTTTGCCGGTTCCGCTGTTGCCAAGGACTACGAGTTGCTCAATGTCTCGT
This genomic stretch from Pseudomonas synxantha BG33R harbors:
- the dibA gene encoding phosphodiesterase DibA, with the translated sequence MLFSYRGALRAGLVYLLISVVWLRLSHQLLINFIDEPGALAHWLQLRGYVWAALSALAIYLMGARFARAHQLQLPLQENRVRLQQAAAVFDCTREGVLVTDAQGLIVHVNRAFMEITGYRREDVMGRPPSLFKSGRHSSAFYQQMFQTLKREGEWSGEIWNRRKSGEVYPQWQTIRVIRDERGHISHYVAVFSDISAIKDSEHELAHLAHHDPLTDLPNRLLFTDRTEQALASAQVHKRGCALLLMDLDHFKIINDSLGHNVGDQLLKLVADRLKGLFGPGVTLARLGGDEFAVLAESCPQVIQAAALAQRMLNAMKDPFVFDGNQLFISASIGISLFPSDALSAEQLLRNADSALFKAKSAGREGYALYTEELTAHAQNRVEIASELRRALDQQELRVYYQPVHNLPDSRLVGVEALVRWQHPERGLVPPGEFIPIAERTGLIADIDAWVMDQACRQMCQWLADGAPLGFIAVNVSSRLFARRELYEQVAQVLHDTGLDPAFLELEVTESAVMDDPEVALEQLHRLRELGLRLAIDDFGTGYSSLLRLKRLPVQKLKIDQGFVAGLPWDEDDAAIVRVVIALAKSMGMQVHAEGIEQVEQARFLLDQECDMGQGYWFGRPMPADAIDWTRAPQIQT
- the desA gene encoding delta-9 fatty acid desaturase DesA — translated: MWYNGFLDLSAWQLVAVTLLMTHVTIIGVTVYLHRYSAHRSLELNAGLKHFFRFWLWLTTAQNTREWTAIHRKHHAKCETVDDPHSPVIKGLSTVLRKGAELYRAEAENPETLRIYGKNCPDDWIERKLYTRYPLLGVALMGVIDLLLFGTIGITIWAIQMMWIPFWAAGVINGLGHAVGYRNFECRDAATNLVPWGIIVGGEELHNNHHTYPNSAKLSVKKWEFDLGWAWIKVFSFLRLAKVQRVAPIAHRVEGKGSLDMDTAMAILNNRFQIMAQYRKLVIGPLVKQELEKVDHSVRHQFHRAKRLLSRETSLLDDRHHLRIQSMLEHSHALTVIYEKRLALQQIWLKTSTNGHDMLAAIKEWVHEAEASGIQSLRDFAHQLKTYSLRPAAV
- the oscA gene encoding sulfur starvation response protein OscA, giving the protein MSASLRSVDGQDEAAILREIQSALRDLRFGAVEITVHNAQVVQIERKEKFRLQNPGNKPS
- a CDS encoding GGDEF domain-containing protein; the encoded protein is MVHEKPCLPDVPTAEPPRPAAAATLLALMHAQGEVERLSEREQLLSSLLVSVNAVLWAIDWATRRVLYVSPAYERIFGRSAGLLLADHREWRNSVHPEDLDYAEHSLARVLEQGAVEDREYRIITADGQIRWLSDKCYINQQVVPGEPLIVVGMAEDITEKKLLELELQRLATTDVLTQSSNRRYFFECANQAFDNACVQGTPLAFLLLDIDDFKDVNDTYGHLEGDQVLRRIAESGRGVLRRGDLFGRIGGEEFAAVLPGCPPEMALQVAERLGKEIQALVFSYEGHEFNVTVSQGLAGLREDDSTLDSLFARADAAMYEAKRQGKNRVIAG